The Scyliorhinus canicula chromosome 13, sScyCan1.1, whole genome shotgun sequence genome contains a region encoding:
- the ncbp2 gene encoding nuclear cap-binding protein subunit 2: MAVVLNALTSDSHVELSQYRDQHFRGSRYEQDKLLRYSCTLYVGNLSFYTTEEQIYELFSKSGDVKRIIMGLDKIKKTSCGFCFVEYYTRSDAEQCMRFINGTRLDDRIIRTDWDTGFKEGRQFGRGKSGGQVRDEYRTDYDAGRGGFGKLVQMQRVPEPRQKF; this comes from the exons ATGGCGGTGGTGCTGAACGCTCTCACCAGTGACTCCCACGTGGAGCTGAGTCAATACCGGGACCAGCACTTTCGG GGAAGCCGATATGAGCAGGACAAATTACTGAGATACAGCTGCACTCTCTATGTTGGGAATCTGTCGTTTTATACTACGGAGGAGCAAATCTATGAACTCTTCTCAAAAAGTGGTGATGTTAAGCGAATCATCATGGGTTTGGACAAAATCAAGAAAACTTCATGCGGATTCTGTTTTGTGGA ATATTACACACGTAGTGATGCTGAACAGTGCATGAGATTTATTAATGGAACGCGCTTGGATGATCGAATTATTAGAACAGATTGGGATACTGGCTTCAAAGAAGGCAGACAGTTTGGTCGAGGGAAATCTGGTGGTCAG GTACGTGATGAATATAGGACAGATTATGACGCTGGAAGAGGTGGATTTGGAAAACTAGTCCAGATGCAGAGAGTCCCAGAACCAAGACAGAAATTTTAG
- the si:ch211-162e15.3 gene encoding protein NCBP2AS2, translating to MVLRRLLMSVLNNARLIEKLSETPPMRQAARLTVYLLSRLERGGRQAAERLRERADAPRRLSELNKKVTRLRDTWAKELRQRANEARGQKKQK from the coding sequence ATGGTGCTGCGGAGGCTCCTGATGTCGGTGCTCAACAACGCGCGGCTGATCGAGAAGCTGTCCGAGACGCCGCCCATGCGCCAGGCGGCCCGCCTCACCGTCTACCTGCTGAGCCGCCTGGAGCGTGGCGGCCGGCAGGCGGCCGAGCGGCTGCGGGAGCGGGCGGACGCGCCCCGCAGGCTGAGTGAGCTGAACAAGAAGGTGACCCGGCTCCGGGACACCTGGGCGAAGGAGCTGAGGCAGCGCGCCAACGAGGCCCGGGGCCAGAAGAAGCAGAAATGA